acATGGGTGATGTGGGACTTCAACCCAGACACAGTGCAGTTATTCACACAGAAATAGCACTAGAGTGGAGGAGGACCATTCAGGACACATTTGAAGAGACTAGAAGAACATCTAGCTTATTTAGCCCTGATTCTATGATCTCCAAGTGGTTAAAAAATGTGgctttctttgaaagaaaaaaaaaaaaaaaaagtggctttcAAGGTGGCCAGACCCATCAATATGTCATGTGCAAGCCTGGTCTTGGTCCCTTTTCACCATTTCCACCTCTACCTCCTGATCCAAGCCACTCTTCTTTCTCACTTGACAGCTTTCACCAGCCTCTTCACTGGGCAGCTGGCTGCCACTCTTGCAGAATTCAGATCATTTCACCCCTGCTCCTAATCTTCTCCTGGCCTCTCTCTCATTCTACCAAATCCAAGTCCTCACCATCACCTGTAAAGGGCCATGTGATTGGGCCCCTGGCTACCTCTCCCCCCTCAATCCCAACCACTCTCCCCTCTCACCTCCTACCGCTCTCTCTTACTGCTTCTTCTCCAGCTACACTGGCCTTCTTGCTCATCCTTGAACATGCCAAGCACACTCCCTCCTGAGTCCATCCCTCTGCTTACAACACTCTTTCTACAGGTACCCACATCGACCACCACCTTATCTTCTTCAGACCTTGGCTCAAATATTACTTTTTGGTGATGCCTTCTCTAcacactcttttattttttaattttttttgcagcacgcgggcctctcactgctgtggcctctcccgccgcggagcacaggccccagatgcgcaggctcagcggccatggcccacgggcccagcagctccgcggcacgtgggattcccccagaccggggcacgaacccacatcccgtgcatcagcagacggactcccaaccacttcgccaccagggaagccctacgcactcttttaaaattgcagccttaCCTCCTTTGCTAGGCATGCCTTACGCCTCaatgtgctttattttcttcatagcacttagtATCACCTGATAAtatgttatgtatgtatgtaattaCACGTTGTCTGTttctccccactagaatgtaagctccacaatgcagaaacttaattttatttaatgctgTTCTGCTAGTGCCTAGGatagcctgacacacagtaggtgctcaattaatattatctgaatcaatgaatgaatgtttagggacttccctggtggcacagcggttgagaatctgcctgccaatacaggggacacgggtttgagccttggtccaggaagatcccatgtgccacagagcaagtaagcccgtgtgccacaactattgagcctgtgctctagagcctgcaagccacaactaccgaaacccgcatgcctagagcctgtgccccgcaacaagaggagccaccacaatgagaagcccacgcacccaatgaagagtagctgctgctctccacaactagagaaagcccatgcacagcaacaaagacccaacgcagccaaaaataaatttaaaaaaaaaatgaatgaatgattagatAAAGGGCAATTCCTATTACTATTATTCTGGTTTGATAAGTGTCTGTTTCTTCAGAAATTTAGAAGGCTTCTCTTTCATTAGGTACCTGCTACACCTAAGACCTCTGCTCAGCGCTGATTAAACAAGTATGGACAAGATGTGGACTCCACCCTCAGGAAGTTCCTAAACCTGGCAGAGGTATGGTAGTGTTAGATGTCTTCTTTATACTAATTTAAACTCTACCACTGTGATTTACCTATCCAAGTTCTGCTGGGTACTATACCAATAAAAAAGGCTTAGCCCCTCTTCCTGCAGATATTTGAAACCAGTGAACATGGTCTCCCGGGTCTTCTCTTCCCCAGGCTAAACAAAAAGACCCAGTGGGATTGTCTGACTCAGATCTGCCAACTGGGAACAGGGAAGACAGACTGTCGGCtggagagacagaagagaagcGGATCCAGGAGCAGAGTGGCTCCttcaaagaaaagagagggagtCCTTGGGGAGGAACTCCATGGAATTAGGTtgaaggttgggggtggggacagagcccTGCTCATTAGGTAGTAGGAGATTATGTTTCTGTAGAAGAGCAGCTCGCTGGGAATTACCCCTAAATCTATCCATGCTAAACCCAGACAAAACCATGGCTGCTAAAATAAAGCTCTGTAATGGAAGGCTGAGGGCACTGGAAAAACCAGGGAGGATGCTCAAGCCACTGGCCTCAGGACAGATACCTGCTGGGGAAGGGACAAGTAACAATTGCTGCTTCCTGTAGCCCAAACAAATCCGGTGACTACCCACACAAAAGGCAAGAAGACCCTCTAGGTTCCGTTGGGGCCCCCTGAAAAAATACTTGGGTATTTTCTACCAGAAGCTGAAGGGCTCTGTGGGGCTACTGGGGAAATCAGTCTCAGGAAGCCTGGAAAACCCTGTGATGGTGATGGCGTTTTAAGGGCAACTTCAAATGTACATCCAGAAGAACCGGGTGTTTTGAGGGGGAGCCCCTGAGACACTTCTACCTCACTTTGGGACCTGAATGAGATCACTAAAAATTTCCACATTTGGGGTTTCTAATGGGGTTTCCCCAAGAAAACCACAGAATTGCGAACAGCTGCTGAGATCTGCAAAAGTCGCTGAGGTGCTTCAGTGAAGCATACATCAGTGCCAACGAATACAGAACAGGCAAGAAGAAACCTACAGAAACTAGAAGACCACAGAGCTATGCAGCCTGGGAAAGGCCAAATTATGGTTTCtccgcaccccacccccacccccaacaactGTTCACTGTTTTCAACAATGGTGTTTCCATCAAGCTAAGGGGTTTCCCAGGAACATTGATAACAAAATGGCCTGGCCTACCTGGGTCCCCACCACATAACTGTCCACATTCCCATTGGAAAGCCCCAGAAACAGTCTGTCCCTATCATTCTAGTGAACATCTCAGCGGCTGGCTTTGTTTCTCATGAAACTCTGGGGGCCAAGTTCAGTTTTCGTAGGCAGATAGCCCATTCATTAAAAGAGGTGCCTCCATCCTACAATTAAGGACCAAGGAGAGCCTTTGCTCTAGATCCTTTACTAGAGTCAAGCTATGGCAGGTGGctatcattatttcattttacaggtgggagagATGGATGGACAAGAGAGACAAACAGGTTCAGCATCTTGGCAGGTAACTCCAGGTAGGTGGTTATATGTGTGGAATTCCAGTCCTTGGAGCATCACCCACAATTAAGTAGACATACCTGGAGCAGGCCATCTTCTCCCTTTATGCACAAAATTCTTACCTACTGGTAGGGCTTGAGAAAGttttaacaatgaaaaattaacAAGCCCACTCTCACTGGGCAAAACCCTGATACCCACTTGAGTTTTACCAGTGCCAGAATCTGCGGAGACTACACACATGCCTTTAGCAGCCCGCTACTGCCAACAAAGGTGCTGTTCTTCCTGCAACTCCTGAACAAGGCCAGCATGACAGACTCGAGTGAGCACCTCCACAGGCATGTTTTGCTTGGCCCAACAGCACCTCTGGCTCACACTATTACTCTTAGGATAACCTGAAATGGAGGGAAAGAGtttaggctttggagtcaggcccaCCTAGGTGTAAATTCTCACTCAGACATTTAACTGCCTGAGGAATACCTGGGGCCAGTCACTTAGCTACCAGGAGCTTCATATGTAAACTGGGAATAAAGCCATCTACCTTAGAAGGTTACTGTGTGGAGTATATGAAATAGCATGTCATTTCCATGAAAGAAAGTACCATGTTTTGCTTATGGCCAGCACCTAGCACATGCCTGcctcatagtagatgctcagtgaatTTTAGTTGCATAAGTAAAATACCTAACATAATGCCTCATGCATAAAATGTACTCTGTAAAGgctcatttccttttcctttcctgtagGGATGCTAAATTTAGAGCATATCCCAGGGTGGAATGGCCCGTAACTCCTACACTCAGGGATCCCCCAGCCACAGCCTCCAGGAAGGTTATGAGATGCCACTGCAGTAGCCAGTTGGTAAGTCAAACAGGATGGTCCCTGAGAGGGAAGTGGGTGGGTACCTTCTACCCAAAGGATCCCATGTCACATGTTCTTTACCTCCTGGCCTCAGGGAGAATGCGTGCCCAGAAATGGTTCTGACATAACTGGCTCTTCTGCACACATCCCCTCTGTTCACCAAGAGAAAGTAACATATGGTATGCTGTCCAACAGGCTCTGAATAATTCTTGAGCCAAAGAGACAGAAGATGGAATTTCAATCCAGTGGTGATCTAACGAACTTGCCCGGTGCTGCTGTGTCTAAAACCTTTTTCTACGTGCAACACTGGGTGACTAGCAATTCTCTGGTCCAGGCAGCCCTCTCAGAGCCTGTCTGGCAGGCCAGGAATCTCTCCCACATTGCCTTTTGTTAGCTGGCAACAACCCACCTGTATTAGGACCACCGGCCAAAGACAACAGTCAGGCAAAGTGGGCAAATGGCCCAAGTCTCTACTTGGAGATGCCTCAGAGGGTGTGTCAGAAATGCTGGAATCCTGTCCCTCCTGTAATaagttaaacaaatatttgccCCCAAAGAGAATCAAAGCAGGAGGGAATAAGAGAGGTCATCCCACAAACCAACAGGAACTATTTAATCATTTATCCCCCCAGGGAGTTCATTTACAGAAAAGCTTTCAAGTCTGGTCAGCCTTAGCTAAAGAAAGCCCTCCACCTTTACCTTATCTTTACCAACCACCTTTACCAACCCCACCCCAGTCTTCTGACCTCTACTGACTTGACCCCTTTGCCTTTTACAAGAACTGGCAGTGGGAAGTTGATGAAGTTGCAAAGAAATGGGAAATAAGACAGGGGGTGGGGTTCCGGGAGGTCCCTTGCTCGGTGGTAAACTGAAGTGCCTACCACACCCTAGGCCCAGCCTCTGGATAATTGCATTCTTAACATTCCTGAGTCCAAGATGCACGGCCCTTTCCACCTCAGCTCCTTCAATCAATGACTTATTTTCCACAGGCTGCTTGATTTTCTGGGTTTTCTGAGGGGACAAAATACCTCTCAtaagccctgcccctccccgaGGCAAGGAGATAAGCGAGGAGATAGAACTGAGTTCActggagaaaagcaaaaactgCCTACAATGACTGCCAGTAAAGAATCTCTCACCACTAGCTCATCCTGACTTGGTGACGGGCAAGGGAATTCTCTTCCCTGGCAAAGGAACGAGGCACAACTGCTGGGCCCAGAAAGTGTACCTGGGACTGACGACAACTACTACAGCAAGCTTGCTGACATTAGCTCCAAGGACTGCAAGGCAAGGAGGGCTTGCCACATTTTTTTAGtggaagaagctgaggctcaagGTAAACTGGCCTGTCTAAGGTCACACGGCTAGTTACGTGACAGGGCTGGAACTCACACCTGCGTCAGTTTGTTTCTGAAGTCTGTCACTGAATCTCAATGTTCCAAGGAGCCCCACAGACCAGGTTCTTGCTTTGCCAGCAAACAGTGCTCAGTGAAGAGGCCCCAGGGCCCCGGCCGGAAAGCAACAGGCGTAACAGCTGGAGCTCCCCAACCGACCCCAGGCAGTGAGGTGCAAAGTCCCTGGGCTTAATGAGTGACACAGCAAGAGCTCCACAAACTGGCCAACCACACAGAAAGTTGCACACTTTAGAGCCAATGAACATAGGGGCGCAGCACAAACACAACTAGCCCACTGGCACAGCTTACACCCTAAAATCAGACAATCCTCAGCCATCCAAGCCAGTGGGATGCAAAGTCTGGTCATGCAAACTCTGAAATAAAGGGAACCTGATTTGGGGGAGGGAAGCCCGGGACAGGATTGACATCCCAGGGGAGTAAGATTGAAGGGGCTTGTGAGTCACTGATACTCACTATCTTCTCCAGGCATTACACTCATCACCCCTTAGCATGGTGAGCCATTATGTCAGGGTGAGGGGAACATTGGACTAACTTCCCACTCTCAAAGGTTTGGGGCCAAATGAACACACaggctatgttttcctctgcagagaaactggaacacAAGTATGAAAGAGTAGGGTCATGAGGATGACCAGAATGAACTAGGTCATCTGTATTGCAGAACAGTTAACCTCTTGCGGTACAATGAGGCCAGTCACGTCTCCTTAACAAACAACGTCTCCAATAATCACCCAGCACAAGAGAAAGAGACATAAGGGAAAGGCTGTTGGGAATCTGACCAGAGGCTAAGGAAAAGGGACACACAAGGGGCGTGGTCCTTACCCAGCCGCCGTTCTCCTGGATCCAAGGCTCTAGGTGGTCATTCAGGTAAGTGGCCATCCAAGCTGCAATCCGACTCACCAATACCTGCATCTCCTTGTCTACGCTTTCCACGCACAGTGCCCCACCGAAGGAGAAAAAGGCCACAATGCGACCCCAGTTCACCCCATCCCGGAAGAGTTCGTTCACTACCTGCTCAAAGCTCTGATATGCCGTCCCTGGGGTgatgtggagctgggatgtcaGGTCGCTGAATGCCCGCCGGTACCTCAGTTCAAACTCATCACCTGCCTCCCTCAGCGCTTGCTTCACCGCTGCCATGGGGATCACCTCCCGGGCATCCAAGCTGCTGCTGTGGCCAGTGGCTCCATTCACCGCAGGGCTGTCTGCCAGGTGCCAGGATGGGTTGCCATTGATGGCACTGGGGGTTTCCATGTCTGATTCAGTCCCTTCTGGGGCCTCAGTTCTGTTCTCGTCCACATCACTAAACTGGCTCCAGCTGTATCCTTTCTGGGAAAGCTTGTAGGAGAGAAAGTCAACCACCAGCTCCCGATTGCTCTGAGACATTTTTATAATAGGGATGGGCTCCACCAGTCCATTGTCCAAAACACCTGCTCACTCACTGAGTCTGGTCTCTGCTTAGTGGTTCTCTTCTGAGATCCAAAGCCAAGATAAGGTtctgaagggagagaaagagcttcaggaaaaaaaaaattaatatgcatGCCATTTACCCTACAATATCCCATTCCCCATCCAGGTACCAGCACTGGGTTCTTTGCGGCTCTTATGAAGGTCTGGGTCTAGCTTCCAAGGGACTTCAATGAAGTCAAATTGAAAGCACCAGTGGGCTCTGAATCATCAcaccggcttttttttttttttacctcagcCATCCCATTTTCCCCAAAATGTCTTCCTCAGAAAGTCACCCCAATGGGCAGtctgccccccaaccccacccgcGCACCACCTACATTCAAATGTCTCGGGCAACGGCAGGCAGGTGCAGCCCCCGGAAGATCTTTTGTATCATAGGTCGGGCTAGGAGGTGGCAGCCGGGATGCCGGTAACTCAACCGGCCTCGCGGCGGCTGGCAAAAAAAGCAACTCCGGCTGGAGGGATCATGCGACCCGGCGGACTGGGAGCTCCGAAGGCGACACAGGAATTACGAAGCTCAAGAACCGGCCCCCTCGCTTGCTTCCTCCTCCATCGCCCAGATCGAGGGCGGCCGCTCAGCAGCCGCGGCCTCCTGCCACCCGGGAGCCCAGCCCCCTCGCTCTTGCACGCCCCTTGGCTCTCCGCCTCCTACTGGGAGCCAGGAGAACTCTCTCGGAGATGGCTGGTGTGaggtttagtttttgtttttttctatttaagtaACAGCCCAGGGTGAGGCTTCCGAAGAAACCCTGAAGGGACTTCTCAGTGGGGCTCAACGTTTCGATGAGGGGCGGAGAGAGGGAAAAACTGCGTCGGATCTGCGCTCTGACTTTGGAAAGGCCATCCCCGGGCCTTTCTGGGAGGCTGAAAGCCGGGGAGCCCCCAGAAACGCCGCTGGTTTTCTCTGAATTCCCCAAAGGCCCTGGACGTGGCGGTGGCGATGCGGGATTGCCGG
The DNA window shown above is from Kogia breviceps isolate mKogBre1 chromosome 14, mKogBre1 haplotype 1, whole genome shotgun sequence and carries:
- the BCL2L1 gene encoding bcl-2-like protein 1 isoform X2 — encoded protein: MSQSNRELVVDFLSYKLSQKGYSWSQFSDVDENRTEAPEGTESDMETPSAINGNPSWHLADSPAVNGATGHSSSLDAREVIPMAAVKQALREAGDEFELRYRRAFSDLTSQLHITPGTAYQSFEQDTFVELYGNNAAAESRKGQERFNRWFLTGMTVAGVVLLGSLFTRK
- the BCL2L1 gene encoding bcl-2-like protein 1 isoform X1; this encodes MSQSNRELVVDFLSYKLSQKGYSWSQFSDVDENRTEAPEGTESDMETPSAINGNPSWHLADSPAVNGATGHSSSLDAREVIPMAAVKQALREAGDEFELRYRRAFSDLTSQLHITPGTAYQSFEQVVNELFRDGVNWGRIVAFFSFGGALCVESVDKEMQVLVSRIAAWMATYLNDHLEPWIQENGGWDTFVELYGNNAAAESRKGQERFNRWFLTGMTVAGVVLLGSLFTRK